One Bufo gargarizans isolate SCDJY-AF-19 unplaced genomic scaffold, ASM1485885v1 original_scaffold_2164_pilon, whole genome shotgun sequence genomic window, CAGAGACTCGGAGTGTCAGCAGGATAGATGATATAATGTATTACTCGGGTAAGCACTACTGATTCATGGGGAAACGTGAATGTGTCAGAAGCCGAGCGGACGCCGCACTCGGTCATATGTCAGTCTACTGACCACCGGACAGTAGACCCGCTGTCggcaggaactcacagcatcataaatcataaGGAGCAGCGTTCATTCTGGGAATCGCGGCCATCGCCCGGAGTGTGGCCCCGGACTGAACACCCCTCGTGTGACGGAGGCCAGAGCAGGAGTTTCACACACGATGGAATGGGGCTTCAGATCTGGTGATGTCCTTCAGAAGACCTGCCGGCAGGGCGAGATGCTGAGGACTCACTTGGCCGCCTCTTCCTGCTGCGCtcgctcctcttcctcatccagcCGCTGCAGCTGTTCCTCCAGCTCCGGGGGCACCTGAACTTCTAACAGGTTTTGTAATCCACGCTCGGGCTCATCGCCGATCAGGATCTGACACGAGACGGTCCTGTTAGTATCTCAGCATTACGTCACCCACAGCACCTGGTGCTCAGGAGGACTCAGGGTGGTGCTCACCTGGATGACCTTCTCGCAGGATCTCTTCACATCAGGCTCCGCCTCCCAGGAATCCAGCGATCTCAGGATCAGATACGTTCCCCGATCTTTAAGGATACGACGCCCATCTGGGGTAGCGCAGAGCTGTAGGGAGCACAGGGAGGAGACAGGACAATCAGTAGGAGATGGAAGACTGGATCAGGGGTTGGGGGACCGCAGCCCCTGGGACCCTCAGTCTATGGACCAGCGGACTCGCCATCTGCTGAGGTGAATACCAGTATATTGTGGGAGTCGTAGATTTGGCCCTAGCCTCCAAGGGCCACACATTGCATCCAGCCGCGAGCACATTCACCCAGGGCGGGGGCAATAAGCGCCACGTCTCACCAGCTGCAGGCATTCTATCAGCATCTTCCGTATATCGGGGTCCGGCTCCCGCTCTTTGTCCTCCGGCAGATACTGCAGATCGGGCGGCAGGACTGCGGACAGAGAGAAAAACCTCAGGAGGCAAA contains:
- the HGH1 gene encoding protein HGH1 homolog → VSGGYCTYLGSLCLLRFFSLSAVLPPDLQYLPEDKEREPDPDIRKMLIECLQLLCATPDGRRILKDRGTYLILRSLDSWEAEPDVKRSCEKVIQILIGDEPERGLQNLLEVQVPPELEEQLQRLDEEEERAQQEEAAK